A window of the Henckelia pumila isolate YLH828 chromosome 3, ASM3356847v2, whole genome shotgun sequence genome harbors these coding sequences:
- the LOC140890418 gene encoding uncharacterized protein, giving the protein MTSVLVVAVGGGDDHRLPLLQHVQTDYSIPLPAEELPPSNPADSKQRLVSLDVFRGLTVALMILVDDAGKAFPPINHAPWFGVTLADFVMPFFLFVVGVSVSLVFKKVTNRSAATKKVIIRTVWLFLLGVILQGGYFHGRGHLTYGVDVGKIRLMGVLQRIAIGYLLASILEIWLVKNAVVDSAVTFMERYSFQMGAAILLGLLYMLLLYGLYVPNWTFDMSGLSINSLTSPGSKTPTVQCGLRGSLKPPCNAVGLIDRILLGEQHLYQRPVYRRTKECSVNSPDYGPLPPNSPAWCLAPFDPEGILSSLMAAITCFVGLHYGHIIVHFKGQMQRMIIWSISSLLLLIFGFLVRFLGVPFSKPLYTLSYMFTTAGASGFLFAVIYFIVDFKGIKKPTVIFQWMGLNALIIYALAACDIFPAVLQGFYLRSPETNLVDFSERVLQTLFHSNKWGTLVFVILEILFWGAVAGFLHWKRIYIKL; this is encoded by the exons ATGACATCAGTTTTGGTGGTGGCGGTTGGCGGCGGCGATGATCATCGCCTGCCGCTACTCCAGCACGTCCAGACGGATTATTCTATTCCACTGCCAGCGGAGGAGCTGCCACCAAGTAATCCGGCTGATTCAAAACAACGTCTCGTCTCTCTCGATGTTTTTAGAGGCCTCACCGTCGCT CTGATGATTTTAGTTGACGATGCTGGAAAAGCGTTTCCACCTATAAATCACGCGCCGTGGTTCGGGGTTACGCTTGCTGACTTTGTGATGCCATTTTTCCTCTTCGTAGTCGGTGTTTCTGTGAGTCTCGTGTTTAAG AAAGTAACAAATAGATCAGCAGCCACAAAGAAAGTGATTATACGGACTGTATGGCTCTTTCTGCTAGGAGTGATTCTTCAAG GTGGGTATTTTCATGGACGCGGCCATCTAACTTATGGGGTTGATGTGGGGAAAATACGCTTGATGGGAGTGCTGCAG AGGATTGCTATTGGATATCTATTGGCTTCAATTCTGGAGATCTGGCTAGTTAAGAATGCTGTGGTCGATTCGGCAGTAACATTTATGGAGAGATACTCTTTCCAGAT GGGGGCTGCCATTTTATTAGGCTTGTTGTACATGCTTTTGTTGTATGGCCTTTATGTTCCGAACTGGACCTTTGATATGTCAGGACTCAGCATCAACTCACTGACATCACCTGGATCTAAGACTCCAACT GTTCAATGTGGATTAAGGGGCAGTCTCAAACCTCCTTGCAATGCAGTTGGCTTGATTGATCGAATTCTTCTTGGTGAACAACATCTTTATCAACGTCCTGTTTATAGAAGAACAAAG GAATGCAGTGTCAACTCGCCAGATTATGGTCCTCTGCCACCAAATTCACCTGCATGGTGCTTGGCTCCATTTGATCCTGAGGGCATTTTAAG CTCATTGATGGCTGCGATTACATGTTTTGTTGGACTGCATTATGGGCATATTATTGTCCATTTTAAG GGACAGATGCAGAGGATGATCATATGGTCAATATCATCCCTCCTCCTCCTGATCTTCGGTTTTCTTGTAAGGTTTCTCG GTGTTCCTTTTTCTAAACCTCTGTACACCTTAAGCTATATGTTCACCACAGCAGGAGCCTCTGGCTTTCTTTTCGCTGTTATTTACTTTATC GTTGACTTCAAAGGTATCAAGAAGCCAACTGTAATATTCCAGTGGATGGGCCTGAATGCTCTGATCATCTATGCTTTGGCTGCGTGCGACATTTTTCCAGCAGTTCTGCAAGGATTTTACTTGCGTTCACCTGAAACAAACCTG GTTGACTTCTCTGAAAGGGTGTTGCAAACACTGTTCCATTCAAATAAGTGGGGTACACTAGTCTTCGTCATTCTTGAGATCTTATTCTGGGGCGCCGTTGCTGGTTTCCTCCATTGGAAACGCATTTATATAAAACTTTGA
- the LOC140890732 gene encoding protein FAR1-RELATED SEQUENCE 11-like, which produces MPEQMNTLKETSENGSESSPDDNGTIEEMPEDTILSQQTSVNLLPFIGQRFVSQDAAYEFYCSFAKQCGFSIRRHRTRGKDGVGRGITRRDFTCHRGGYPQIKPTADLKLQRNRKSSRCGCQAYMRIVKRADFDVPEWRVTGFSNIHNHELVKSNEMQLLPLYCKMTSDDKSRICMYAKAGMSVRQMLRLMELEKGIKLGCLPFSEIDVRNLLQSFRNVDRDNDPIDLLTMCKMKKDRDPNFKYNYRIDANHRLEHIAWSYSSSIKLYEVFGDVVVLDTTHRVDAFDMLLGIFIGVDNNGTYCLFGCMLLRDENAQSFSWGLKAFLDFMNGKAPATILTDQNTWLKQALAMEMSATKQCFSIWHITSKFSDWFSVMLGSQYDNWKSEFHQLYNLHEVQEFEVGWRKMIHTYGLHGNKHIVSLYALRAYWALPFLRSYFFAGMSSTFKSELINSYIQRFLSAQSAPDNFVEQVALVLDPRDQIGSKSKIQPKVPQVYLKTGSPIESHVATIFTPYAFCKLQEELVLAPQYATMLVDQSCFIVRHHTEVDGGCKVLWVPHDELISCTCRHFEFSGILCRHVLRVLSTSNCFRIPDQYLPLRWRDSSSTESVHNSSTKAQLLQSMISSLISESIKTEDRLDVACDHISLVLARVKQFPAAAAGDDDIAYNSPSDSLILAEVEDSDSISQSFNGNSHESLAFTGWKERKPRDELDMYIKRRRYPVPCSGQYGHEVGNCPILGNDDLNGVGPGFM; this is translated from the exons ATGCCCGAGCAAATGAATACATTGAAGGAAACTTCTGAAAATGGATCAGAGTCATCTCCAGACGATAATGGCACTATAGAGGAAATGCCAGAAGACAcaattttgtcacaacaaacaTCTGTAAACCTATTGCCATTCATTGGACAGAGATTTGTATCCCAGGATGCTGCGTATGAATTTTATTGTAGTTTTGCTAAACAATGTGGTTTTTCGATTAGACGCCACCGGACACGTGGTAAAGATGGTGTAGGCAGGGGAATAACCCGAAGGGATTTTACCTGCCACCGTGGTGGTTACCCACAGATAAAACCAACTGCAGATCTGAAGCTACAGAGGAATAGGAAATCGTCACGCTGTGGCTGCCAAGCATATATGAGGATTGTTAAAAGGGCTGATTTTGATGTCCCAGAATGGCGTGTCACTGGTTTTAGTAATATTCACAATCATGAACTTGTGAAGTCGAATGAGATGCAGCTACTTCCCCTCTATTGCAAGATGACCTCTGATGATAAGAGTCGTATTTGCATGTATGCAAAGGCTGGAATGTCGGTGCGACAAATGCTCAGGTTAATGGAGCTAGAAAAAGGTATCAAGCTAGGATGTTTACCGTTCTCTGAGATTGATGTTCGAAATTTGCTGCAGTCATTTAGAAATGTGGACAGAGATAATGACCCGATTGACCTTCTCACAATGTGCAAGATGAAGAAAGATAGGGACCCGAATTTTAAATACAACTATAGAATTGATGCTAACCACAGGTTAGAGCACATTGCGTGGTCATATTCTTCATCCATTAAATTGTATGAGGTTTTTGGAGATGTTGTGGTTTTGGATACAACCCATCGTGTGGATGCTTTTGACATGCTTCTTGGGATTTTTATTGGAGTGGATAATAATGGAACATATTGTTTATTTGGCTGCATGCTTCTTCGAGATGAAAATGCACAGTCATTCTCCTGGGGACTGAag GCATTCTTGGATTTCatgaatggaaaagctcctgcAACAATTTTGACCGATCAAAACACTTGGCTTAAACAAGCACTTGCTATGGAAATGTCAGCTACTAAACAATGCTTTTCCATTTGGCATATCACTTCTAAGTTTTCTGATTGGTTTTCAGTTATGCTTGGATCTCAATATGATAACTGGAAATCAGAATTCCACCAGCTGTATAATTTACATGAAGTTCAGGAATTTGAGGTTGGATGGAGAAAGATGATTCATACATATGGGCTGCATGGAAACAAGCATATTGTCAGCTTGTATGCACTTCGTGCGTACTGGGCTTTACCTTTTTTAAGATCATATTTTTTCGCTGGAATGTCAAGTACATTCAAGTCGGAGCTGATAAACTCCTATATCCAACGATTTTTAAGCGCACAATCTGCACCAGATAATTTTGTAGAGCAG GTGGCCTTGGTGTTAGACCCTAGAGACCAAATCGGTTCTAAATCAAAGATCCAACCAAAAGTACCACAAGTGTATCTCAAAACAGGGTCTCCAATCGAGTCACATGTTGCTACCATCTTTACACCATATGCCTTCTGCAAACTACAGGAGGAACTAGTATTAGCACCACAATATGCAACCATGTTGGTGGATCAAAGTTGTTTCATCGTGAGACACCATACAGAGGTCGATGGAGGGTGCAAGGTACTATGGGTTCCACATGACGAGCTCATAAGCTGTACATGCCGTCATTTTGAGTTTTCAGGTATCCTCTGTAGGCATGTTCTTCGTGTTCTATCAACTAGCAATTGCTTCCGTATTCCGGACCAGTATCTACCTCTACGATGGCGTGACTCATCATCTACTGAATCTGTCCACAATTCTTCGACCAAGGCACAGTTACTGCAGTCGATGATTTCGTCACTAATTTCCGAGTCAATCAAGACAGAGGACCGTCTTGATGTTGCTTGTGATCATATCAGTTTGGTTCTGGCCCGGGTTAAACAGTTTCCAGCTGCAGCAGCTGGTGATGATGACATTGCATATAACAGCCCATCTGATTCCCTCATTCTTGCTGAAGTTGAAGATTCTGATAGTATCTCTCAAAGTTTCAATGGGAATTCTCATGAATCTCTTGCTTTTACTGGGTGGAAAGAGAGAAAACCGAGAGATGAACTGGATATGTACATAAAGAGAAGGCGTTACCCTGTCCCTTGTAGTGGACAATATGGGCATGAAGTCGGGAATTGCCCCATTTTGGGAAACGATGATTTAAATGGAGTTGGGCCAGGATTTATGTAG
- the LOC140888833 gene encoding uncharacterized protein, with protein sequence MDGSRRSFPDVDTGNKLQIVRRINNNNNGGGHQIYARSWSPASTDSPPHFPAETEPNDQLDAAAAPNPWRFWDPDTMRRNRIVKYKGYGIAGRVKASIRNGVGWIKKKCSQTSNGY encoded by the coding sequence ATGGACGGAAGCAGACGAAGTTTTCCAGATGTTGACACTGGGAACAAGCTTCAAATAGTTCGTCGaataaacaacaataacaacggTGGTGGTCACCAGATTTACGCGAGGAGTTGGTCTCCGGCATCAACCGATTCTCCACCACACTTTCCGGCAGAGACCGAACCAAATGATCAGCTGGATGCTGCGGCAGCGCCGAATCCCTGGAGGTTTTGGGACCCGGACACCATGCGGCGGAATCGGATAGTTAAGTATAAAGGGTATGGTATTGCAGGTAGAGTGAAGGCTTCAATCAGAAACGGGGTTGGTTGGATCAAGAAAAAGTGCTCTCAAACCAGCAATGGTTACTGA
- the LOC140886846 gene encoding uncharacterized protein — MKYVLVTGGVVSGLGKGVTASSIGVVLKACGLRVTSIKIDPYLNTDAGTMSPFEHGEVFVLDDGGEVDLDLGNYERFLDVTLTRDNNITTGKIFQSVLEKERKGDYLGKTVQVVPHITDAIKNWIESVSVIPVDGKDGPADVCVIELGGTVGDIESMPFIEALRQLFFSVGQDNFCLVHVSLIPVLGVVGEQKTKPTQHSVRELRALGLTPHFLACRSAQPLLESTKQKLSQFCHVPAGNILNIHDVPNIWHIPLLLRNQNAHEAILKHLNLQSVAKFPNLQEWTKRAEIFDNLTNSVRIAMVGKYVGMADSYLSVVKALLHACIACSLRPAIDWIAASDLEDDSAESSPEAHAAAWRTLRNAACVLVPGGFGDRGVDGMILAAKYARENRIPYLGICLGLQISVIEIARNVLGLESADSEEFNDKTPHPVVIFMPEGSKTHMGSTMRLGSRRTLFQTPDCVTSKLYHNSEHVDERHRHRYEVNPEMVGILEESGLKFVGRDETGKRMEIMELPDHPFYVGVQFHPEFKSRPGRPSAVFLGFILAAVGKLQPYLENPLNGSL, encoded by the exons ATGAAGTATGTTCTGGTAACCGGCGGCGTGGTGAGCGGCCTGGGCAAAGGCGTCACCGCCAGTAGCATCGGCGTCGTGTTGAAGGCCTGTGGCCTTCGTGTCACCTCTATTAAAATTG ATCCTTATTTGAATACCGATGCTGGTACAATGTCTCCATTTGAGCACGGCGAGGTTTTTGTTCTTGATGACGGTGGAGAG GTAGATCTGGATTTAGGTAATTATGAGCGGTTCTTAGATGTGACACTGACAAGGGACAACAATATCACAACAGGAAAGATATTTCAG TCTGTCCTTGAAAAGGAAAGGAAAGGTGATTATCTTGGAAAGACTGTACAG GTAGTCCCTCACATCACTGATGCAATTAAGAATTGGATCGAATCAGTATCTGTTATTCCTGTGGATGGAAAAGATGGCCCTGCGGATGTTTGCGTTATAGAATTGGGAGGAACAGTAG GTGATATTGAGTCCATGCCATTTATTGAAGCTCTGCGACAGTTATTCTTCTCTGTTG GACAAGATAATTTCTGTCTGGTTCATGTGAGTCTTATACCTGTTCTTGGCGTTGTTGGTGAGCAA AAAACAAAGCCCACTCAGCACAGTGTGCGAGAATTGAGAGCATTGGGCTTGACCCCCCATTTTTTGGCTTGCCGTTCCGCACAG CCATTGTTGGAAAGCACGAAGCAGAAACTGTCCCAGTTCTGTCATGTCcct gcTGGCAATATTCTCAATATACACGATGTGCCGAACATTTGGCACATCCCTCTTCTGCTTCGG AACCAAAACGCACATGAAGCTATCCTCAAACATCTGAACTTACAAAG TGTTGCCAAGTTTCCCAATTTACAAGAATGGACCAAACGAGCTGAGATTTTTGACAACCTAACAAACTCC GTTCGAATCGCAATGGTGGGGAAGTATGTTGGGATGGCAGATTCATATTTATCCGTTGTTAAG GCTCTTCTCCATGCCTGCATTGCATGTTCGTTGAGACCAGCTATTGATTGGATTGCGGCTTCAGATCTTGAGGATGACAGTGCAGAATCG TCACCGGAAGCTCATGCAGCTGCTTGGAGAACTCTTAGG AATGCTGCATGTGTCTTGGTTCCTGGTGGGTTTGGAGATCGTGGGGTGGATGGAATGATCTTGGCTGCCAAATATGCGAGAGAGAATAGAATTCCATATCTTGGGATTTGTTTAGGCCTGCAGATTTCTGTGATTGAGATTGCGAGAAAT GTTTTGGGATTAGAAAGCGCAGATAGTGAAGAGTTTAATGATAAGACACCACACCCTGTGGTGATTTTCATGCCAGAG GGTTCAAAAACACACATGGGGAGCACAATGAGACTTGGTAGCCGTAGAACATTATTCCAAACTCCAGATTGCGTAACATCGAAGCT CTACCATAATTCAGAGCATGTGGATGAACGGCATCGGCACAGATACGAG GTGAATCCAGAGATGGTTGGTATTTTAGAAGAATCTGGCTTGAAATTCGTGGGAAGAGATGAAACTGGAAAGCGAATGGAG ATTATGGAGCTTCCAGACCATCCGTTTTATGTGGGGGTTCAGTTCCATCCAGAATTCAAGTCAAGGCCAGGGAGGCCCTCGGCTGTATTCTTAG GTTTTATCTTGGCGGCAGTCGGCAAGCTGCAACCTTATCTTGAAAATCCTCTGAATGGAAGCTTGTAG